The nucleotide window TGCCGGTTGGTCACCAGCCGAATGCTGCTGGCGTGCCGGCGCAGTCCGTCGAGCACGGCGAGATAGCTCTCGCCGGGCACGCAGAAGACCGTGTCGACCGCGTGTGAGGCCAGTGTCTGGACCAGGGCCTCGCCGCCGTTCATCGGATCAGGCGATCTCGACGATGGCGTCGACTTCTGTCGCCACGTTGAGCGGCAGGGCAGGGCAGCCGACCGCGGCGCGGGCATGTTTGCCCTTGTCGCCGAAGACCTCGACCATCAGGTCGCTGGCGCCGTTGATCACCTTGGGATGGTCGTGGAAGTCCCCATCGGCGTTGACGAAGCCGCCGAGACGCACGATGCGCCGGACCCGGTCGAGGTCGCCGCCGCAAGCCGCCTTGACCTGCGCGATGATGTTCAGCGCGCAGAGCCGTGCGGCCTGATAACCCTCATCGACCGAGACGTCCCGGCCCAGCTTGCCCCGGTATTTCAGCTCACCGTTGTGAAGCGTGATCTGGCCCGCCACGAAGACATGGTTGCCGCTCAACACATACGGTACATAGTTCGCCGCCGGCGCTGCCGCTTCGGGCAGCTCGATGCCGAGTTCGGCGAGGCGCGCGTCAATTTCTCCGGCCATGTCTTCGTCTCCTTGAAATGAGCGTATCGGACGACCGACATACGGAGTTCCCCGGGCAGCGTCAACGGATGTGAGGTGCGATGAGCGAGGGTGAGCGAAGCGATGGGCAAAAGGCGCGTCTGGGCATGGCGATGGTCGCGCTCGGAGCCTTCGGTTTCGGGTTGTTGCCGATCTTCCTGTTCGAAGGCTATGCCATGCTGCCCGCCTCGATTACGGTGCTGGTGTTCTACACCTATCCGGCGTTCACGCTGGTGATCGCGCGGGTCCTGTTTGGCGTGAGGATCGAGCCGAGGATGCTCGGCACCATCGTTCTTGTGGTGTTTGCAGCCACCCTGATCCTGGCACCCGACGCGATCGAGTTCGGGTTGATGCCTGCCGTGTTTGTCACGTTCGGTGCGCCGCTGGGATACAGCCTCTATCTCGTCTGCCTCAGCCGCATTCCGAGCGACGTCGACCCCGCGCTCAGGACTCTGTTGCTGACGACTGCGGCGGGCCTCGTCGCAGGTGCCTATACGCTCCTCGTCGAGGGCGGGCTCACATTGCCGGTCAGTACCGCGGGCTGGGTCTCGCTGGCCGGCATGACGCTGGTGACGGGCATTGTCGGCATCATGCTGGTCGTGGTCGGCGCATCCCTGGCCGGCAGTGCACGCGCCGCGGTAGCGGGATCGGGCGAACTCGTCACGGTTCTCGCCGTGGGATGGCTGCTGTTCGGCGAGGTGGTCACAGTGGAAGCCGTGTTGGGGGCTGGCCTGATCTTCGGTGCAATCGTGATCAGCCTGCCGCGTGAACGACCGGTCGGGAAGACCTGAAGCCGGCGCGAACCATCCTGAAGACATCCTCGAACATGGCTGGCGTCAGCCGTCCGGTGTTCGTGTTGAGCCGCGAGCAGTGATAGCTGTCGACAAGCCGGATGCCGTTCTCAAGCGCATGGTTGGCGGCATGGCCGAACCTGGCCGCCTTGCGTCTGATACCCAGCGCGTCGAGCACCGCGTTATGGGCAATGCCACCGAGCGCCACGACGACCTCGAGCTTCGCAAGACCCTGGATTTCCGCGCTGAGGAAGGGATTGCAGGCCCTGATCTCGGCGCCGGTCGGCTTGTTCTCCGGTGGAACACAGCGCACGGCGTTTGTGATCCGGCAGTCGACCAGCTTCAGGCTGTCGTCAGGCCGGGCTTCGAACACACCCTCGGCGAAACCCGCTGCAATCAGCGTCGGATAGAGCAGGTCGCCCGCGCCGTCGCCGGTGAAGGGGCGCCCGGTCCGGTTCGCACCGCGCAGGCCAGGTGCCAGCCCGACCACCAGAAGGCGGGCATCGGCCGGGCCGAAACCCGGCACCGGCGCGTTGCACCAGCCGGGTTTCCTGGACCGCCAGTCGTTACGGAAGGCTGCAAGCCTGGGGCAGTGCGGACAATCCCGTTGCGGGATCGCCGTGGTCACCTGCGCACCGGGACCGCTTCGTTGGCATTGTTTTCAAACGTCATTGTCTTCGAACTCGTCCTCGAAGTCGTCGTTGCGGGGCGGGTGGGACCGGTCCTCGTAATGCCGTGCGATCTCGTCGGCGAGGCCGTTGAGGTCGATGAAGTTGTCGGCCTGTCGGCGCAGTTCGTCGGCGATCATCGGCGGCTGGGAGCACATCGTGCTGACCACGGTGACGCGGACGCCCTTGCGCTGGACAGCCTCGACCAGTGGCCGGAAGTCGCCATCGCCCGAAAACAGGACGACATGGTCGAGAAACTCGCACATCTCCAGGATGTCGACGGCGAGCTCGATGTCCATGTTCGCCTTGACCTTGCGCCGACCCATGGAATCCGTGAATTCCTTGGCGGTCTTGGTGACCATGGTGAAACCGTTGTAGTCGAGCCAGTCGACAAGCGGCCGAAGGGGCGAGTACTCCTGCTCGTCGAACAAGGCGGTGTAGTACAAAGCGCGTAAAAGGCGCCCTCTCTCCGAAAAGATCGTCTTCAGGCGCTTGTAGTCAATGTCGAAACCAAGGGACTTGGCGGACTGGTAAAGATTGGGGCCGTCAATGAACAGCGCGATGCGCTCTTCTTTGTAGAATCCTTGCATAATGAACTTCCAACTCCTCGGATTGAATCGCCCGGCAATGTTTGATCGTCATTGCCATACCCGCACGTACCTTCTACGACATAACGCCGCATGACAGCAAGCAAATCAACCACAGACGGTGTCTTCATCGCCCTTGGTGCCAATCTGCCGTCGGCGACCGGTTCGCCGCGTCAGACACTCGAGGCGGTGCTGCATCGCCTTGACGGCGATGACATCACCGTTGTCGGCATGTCACGCTGGTACGAGACCGAGCCCGTGCCGCCATCGGATCAGCCCTGGTTCGTTAACGGTGTCGCCGAACTCCGGACCACTCTCGGTCCCGACGCCTTGCTGGCTCACCTGCACGACCTGGAACACGCCTTCGGCAGGGTCCGGCGCGAACGATGGGAGGCCCGCGCGGTCGATCTCGATCTGCTCGACCATGCCGGAGAGATGCGCGCCGAGGGTCCGGTTCTCCTGCCGCACCCCAGAATGACCCGGCGCGCCTTTGTCCTGCTGCCGCTACGCGACATTGCGCCCGATTGGCGCGATCCCGGCTCGGGGCGCCTCATCGACGATCTGATTGCCGCCTTGCCCGATGACGGGGGCATCGTGAGACCGATGGACGACTCGTCCGAACAGCACTGAAATCCTTGCACTTCGCGCTTGTTTCAGGCAATCAGCACATCAAATCTTCCTGCTGATGCAAATCGAGAGGCTCTGGAATGGCCCGTCTGACCGTTGAAGACTGCGTGGAGCGCGTTCCCAACCGTTTCGAGCTCGTGCTGCTGGCCGCCCAGCGCGCCCGCGAACTCGGCAACGGCGCGACCATGACGGTCGAGAAGGACAACGACAAGAATCCGGTCGTCGCCCTGCGCGAGATCTCCGACGACAGGATCGAGCTCGACGGCATCCGCCGCAAGCTCGTCTACGGAGGCGAGCCCCAGGAGGACGATGCCGTGGACGACGGCGAGAGCGGTTACGCCGACGAGGTCGGCCTTTCGGGCGACGCGATCGCCGCGGCTGCGGCGGCCCTGGCCTCGACCGACGACGAACACAACGAAGCGGCATTCAGCGACGGTGCGGACTCGAACTACGCTCCGTGACCCGTCGCCCCGGGCCATGCGCCCGGATGATGCGTGATGTTGCGCCAATTCGAGCTGGTCGAGCGGGTCAAACACTACGATACCACCGCCGACGAAGACGCCCTGAACCGGGCGTATGTTTTTGCGATGATGGCGCATGGCACGCAGACCCGCGCCTCGGGCGATCCCTATTATTCGCACCCCGTCGAAGTGGCTGGCATTCTCGCCGACATGAAGCTCGATGGCTCGTCGATCATCACGGGTCTGCTTCACGACACCGTCGAGGACACCGACACCACCCTCGACGACATCTCCGGCCAGTTCGGCGATCAGGTCGCCCAGCTTGTCGACGGCGTCACGAAACTCTCCCGGATCGAGCTCCAGTCCGAGGACTCCAGGCAGGCGGAGAACTTCCGCAAGCTGTTCCTGGCGATGTCGGAAGACATTCGGGTGTTGCTGGTCAAACTGGCCGACCGGCTCCACAACATGCGCACGCTGCACCACATAAAGAAGGACGAGAAGCGCCTTCGCGTGGCGCGCGAGACCATGGAAATCTACGCGCCGCTGGCCGAGCGCATCGGCATGCAGGCGCTGAAGGACGAACTGGAGGACCTCGCCTTCCGCGAGATCAATCCGTCGGCCCGGGCTTCCATCGTCGAACGCCTGCGATACCTGCGGGAGGGGGGCGGTGACCTCATCCCCCGGATCGTCGACCGCTTGAAGAAGACGCTGAAGCAGGAAGGCAGCAAGGCCGAAGTCTGCGGACGTGAGAAACGACCCTACTCGATCTGGCGCAAGATGCAGCGCAAGAACATCACCTTCGAGCAGCTCTCCGACATCGTTGCGTTCCGCGTTCTCCTGGACGATCCCAGGGCCTGCTATGCCGCGCTTGGCGTGATCCACAGCGCCTGGCCGATGGTTCCCGGCCGTTTCAAGGACTACATCTCGACGCCGAAGCCGAACGGCTACCGTTCGCTCCACACCACCGTCTACGGTCCCGAACACCATCGCCTGGAAATCCAGATCCGCACGCGCGAGATGGATGACATCGCCCAGTTCGGCGTTGCCGCGCACTGGAGCTATCAGGCCGGCGAGGCACGAGCCTCGCTGAGTGACGGCCGCCAGTACCGGTGGGTCCGGGAGCTTCTGGAGATCCTCGATCACGCCTCCGATCCGGAGGAGTTCCTGGAACATACGAAGCTCGAGATGTTCCAGGACCAGGTGTTCTGCTTCACGCCCAAGGGTGACCTGATCGCGCTCCCCAGGGGTGCCACCCCGGTCGATTTCGCCTACGCCGTTCACACCGATATCGGTGACACCTGTGTCGGTGCAAAGATTAACGGTAAAATCAATCAGTTACGTATGGTTCTTCATAATGGAGATCAGGTCGAGATCGTGCGCTCCTCGGTGGCGTCACCGAGCCCGACCTGGGAGCGGTTCGTCGTCACCGGCCGTGCGCGGTCGCACATCCGCCGTTTCGTGCGCCTGAAGGAGCGTGACGAGTACATCCGCCTGGGCGAGGCCATCCTTGAGCGCGCATTCGCCCAGGCGCGTTGCGACATGACGAAAAAAGCGCTCAAGCATGTCTGCGGCGCGCTGGGACAGAAGACGGCCAGGGAGCTGTTTGACGCCGTCGGACGCGGCGAGATCACCAGCCACCAGGTGGTCGGTGCGGCCTATCCGGAGGCCGTGGGTGGCGCTGCGGCCACGCCGCGCGCCAGGCCCAGGGACGATTCGGCCGGCGATCACGCCATCCCGATCCGCGGTCTGATCCCGGGCATGGCAGTGCACTTTTCCAACTGCTGCCATCCACTGCCCGGCGACCGTATCGTCGGCATCGTGACCTCGGGCAAGGGTGTGGCGATCCACACCATCGACTGCGACATGCTGCAACAATTCGAGGCCACGCCCGAACGCTGGCTCGACGTCTCCTGGACGCTGGGCGAGGACGTACCGGAGGTCCATGTCGGCCGCATCGACGTCATTGTCGTCAACGAGCCCGGCGCGCTGGGCACGATCACCACGCTGATCGGCCGTAACAACGGCAACATCTCGAACCTGAAGTTCACCAACCGCGCTGCCGATTTCTTCGAGATGCGCATCGACGTCGAGGTGCGCGACGTGCGCCACCTGACCAACATCATCGCCGCCCTGCGCGCCAACCCCGTCGTCACAGCGGTCGAACGGGCAAAGACCTGAACCCCTTGCCTCAAGCAGTTTTGCGAATGGCCCTTTAAGATGCCGGGATCGTTGATTATACCCTTGCGCGACCAGCGGACCCCCGGCGTCCGCCCTTTTGGGAGTCCCGACATGACAAGCCGCAAGCTCCGCCTGGGTGTCAACATCGATCATGTGGCCACGATCCGGAACGCCCGGGGCGGGCCGCACCCCGATCCCGTCCGCGCGGCGCGGCTGGCGGCTGCGGCCGGTGCCGACGGCATCACCGCGCACCTGCGCGAGGACCGTCGCCATATCTCCGACAGCGACATCCAGCGCCTGATGGGCGAGATCGATCTGCCGCTCAATCTCGAGATGGCAGCGACCGGGGAGATGCTGGAGATCGCCCTGCGCCATTGCCCGCATGCGGCCTGCATCGTGCCGGAGCGGCGCGAAGAGCGGACCACGGAGAACGGCCTCGACGTCGCGGGTGCCAACGACGATCTCAAGGGCCATATCTCACGCCTGGCCGATGCCGGCATTCGCCTGTCGCTCTTCATCGACCCCGACGAACGCCAGGTCGAGGCGTCGGCCGCGGCCGGTGCGCCCGTGGTCGAACTCCACACAGGAACCTACTGCGAGGCCGCCGCCGGCACGGCCCGCGATGCCGAGCTGGCGCGGATCGAACGCGCGGCGACTCTTGCCGATTCCCTCGGGGTCGAATGCCACGCCGGCCACGGCCTGTCGTTCGGCACCGTCGGCCCGGTGGCCGCGATCCCCGAGATCGTGGAACTCAACATCGGGCATTTCCTGATCGGCGAAGCGATCTTCGGCGGCCTCGACAGTGCGATCACCCGGATGCGGGCGCTGATGGACAACGCTCGCGCTGCCGCGACCGGCGCTCGCTCGGCCTGATACGGTCCCGACGCTCATGATTCTCGGGCTGGGGCTCGACACCCTGGACATTCGCCGCATCGAGCAGACGCTTGAGCGTTTCGGCGACCGCTTCACGCATCGGATCTTCACGGAAACCGAACGCAGGAAGGCTGACCGCCGGGCGCAACGGGCCGCGACCTATGCCAAGCGGTTCGCCGCCAAGGAGGCGTGCTCCAAGGCGCTCGGCACCGGTTTCCGCCGCGGCGTCTACTGGCGCGATCTGCAGGTCGTGAACCTGCCGTCGGGCAAACCCACCATGCACCTCACCGGCGGTGCCGCCGAACGGCTGGGCGAAATGGTACCCGAGGACATGATCGCCCAGGTCGATCTCACCATGACCGACGATCCGCCGCTCGCCCAGGCCATCGTGATCATCTCCGCGGTGCCGTCTGGCGCAAGCGACACCGGAAGGCCCGAATGAACACCATTTTCGCTTTCATTGTCGATGTGGTGTTTGCGCCGATCCGGCGATTCTTCTTCCCCCGGAAAGTGAAGAACATTGCAGAGGCCCGGACCGCGCAGGACCCCGGCGAGGAACAGGAAGAGCCCGACGGCGGGAAGACCGGGTCCGCGCCACTCTGGCTCCTCGTCCTGATGACCCCGTTCACACTGATCGGCATCCTGCTGAAGCCGCTGGAAATGCTGCTGCAGCTGGTCTTTGCGCCGATAGAGATGCTGCTGCCGAAATCCTGGCGCGGCGACGACGGACTGCTCGGCACAATCAAGACCATCGTCTACGCGGTCATGATTGCCCTTGTGATCCGCACGGTCGCCTATGAGCCCTTCAACATTCCGTCCGGTTCGATGAAGCCGACACTGCTGGTCGGCGACTACCTTTTCGTTTCGAAGTTCTCCTACGGCTACAGCAACTACGCGCCGGGTTTCGGCATCGACCTCGATCTCTTCGAGGGCCGTCTGTTTGGCCGCGAACCCGAGCGCGGCGATGTGGCGGTCTTCCGCAGGCCGACCGACACCTCGGTCGATTTCATCAAACGTATCGTCGGGCTGCCCGGCGACACTGTGCAGGTCATCGACGGTGTCCTGCACATCAACGGCGAGCCGGTCGAACTGGAGCCGACCCTGCCGTTCGTCGAGCTCGGCTGCGAGAGAGCGCAACCGATTCCGCAGGAGATGGAGACCCTGCCGAACGGTGTCGATCATGCGGTGCTGAACGCGACGGATCGGCATCGTTACGACAACACCCGGCCCGTCGAGGTGCCGCCCGGGCAGTATTTCATGATGGGCGACAACCGCGACCGATCGAACGACAGCCGTTCGCCGAGCGTCGGCATGGTGCCTTACGAGAACCTGATCGGTCGTGCGGAGTTCCTGTTCTTCTCCACGAACGGATGCGGCAGCCTCCATGCCCCCTGGACCTGGCCCTCGTCGATCCGCTGGGACCGGCTGTTCATGGCCGTGAAATGAGCGCCACGCTCTCGACCGGGGCGCGGGACGCGCTGGAGCGTGTGCTCGATCATGTCTTTGACGATCCGAACCTGTTGCGCCAGGCCGTGACCCATCGTGGTGCGGCCTCCGCGGGCGACCGGCACGGTTACGAACGCCTGGAGTTTCTCGGCGACAGGGTTCTCGGTCTGGTGATGGCCGAAACGCTCTACCGTGATTTTCCGGACGAGGCCGAAGGCAAGCTGGCGATGCGTCATGCCCAGCTCGTGCGCAGGGAAACCCTGGCCGAGGTGGCCGTCGCGCTGGGAATCGACCGCCTTATCGTGGTCGCGCCGGGAGAGGAGCAGAGCGGCACCCGCGAAAGCGTCAGCGTGCTGGCCGATGTCACCGAGGCGCTGATCGCGGCGCTTTATCTCGACGGTGGCGGCGATGTCGCCCGCGCTTTTGTCCGACGCCATTGGGTTCCGCGTATGCTGGCGCACCGGAAGCCGCCGCGGGACGCCAAGTCGCGCCTGCAGGAATGGGCACAGGGCAGGGGCCTGCCGTTGCCCGACTACGCCATGATCGGCCGGACCGGTCCCTCACACGCCCCGACCATCACGGTGCGCGCCAGCGTCGAGGGTCTCGGCGATGTCACGGTGGAAGGGCGCTCGCGCCAGTCGGCCGAGCAGGAGGCTGCCCGGTATCTGCTTGAGCGTGCCGGTGTGCAAGCACCGGCGGCATGAGCGGCGGGAACGCCATGCGCTGCGGCTTTGTCGCCGTCCTCGGGCCGCCGAACGCCGGCAAATCGACGCTGGTGAACCGGATCGTGGGGGCCAAGGTGTCAATCGTGACCCACAAGGTGCAGACCACGCGAGGCCGCGTGACGGGTATCCGCAACGTCGATGGCGACCAGATCATCTTCGTCGACACGCCGGGTATCTTCAAACCGAAGAAGCGCCTTGAGCGTGCCCTGGTCGAGGCGGCCTGGAGCGGGGCGAACGATGCCGACATGGCACTCCTGCTGGTCGACGGCGCCAGGGGTCTCAACGCGGACACGCGTGCCATCATCGAGCGCCTGAAGGGCAAGGGTCGGCCGGCGATCGTCGCGATCAACAAGGTCGATGCCGTCAGGAAGGGTCAGCTGCTGCCGATCGGCGCGGAGCTCGGTGAGACCGATGTCGCCGAGGACATCTTTTACGTCTCTGCGCTGACGGGCGAGGGCATCGACGATCTGATCGCGGGTCTGCAGCAGCGCCTGCCCGATGGCCCCTGGATGTTCCCCGACGATCAGGTCTCCGATTTGCCGATGCGAATGCTTGCCGCGGAGATCACCCGCGAGAAGCTCTTCCTGCGCGTCCATCAGGAGCTTCCCTACGAACTCTCGGTGGAGACCGAACTCTGGACCGAGATGCCCGAAGACAACGAGGTGCGGATCGACCAGGTGATCCATGTGGCGCGTGCCGCCCACAAGCCGATCCTGCTCGGCAAGGGCGGCCGCACGATCAAGGCGATCGGCATCGCCGCGCGCAAGGAGCTTGAGAGTATCCTTGAGCAGCGGGTTCACCTGTTCCTCCATGTGAAGGTCCGTTCGAACTGGCTCGACGACCCCGCGCGATATCGGGAGATGGGCCTCGAGTTTCCCGACTGACCGCCATGGACTGGCAGGACAGCGGCATCGTTCTCTCGGCGCGTCGCCACGGCGAATCCGCGGCGATCCTGAACCTGCTCACCCATGATCACGGCCGCCATGCCGGCCTGGTGCGGGGCGGTGCGGGTCGACGCCTGAAGGGTGTGTTGCAGGCTGGCAATCTCCTGAGCGCGCAATGGCGCGGGCGGTTGTCCGAACACCTCGGCAGCTACACCGTGGAACTTGAGCGTTCGGCACCGGCCTCCTTCCTTGATGATGCGGACCGCCTGGCCTGCCTTGCAAGTGCCTGCGCGGTGGCCGAACAAGGCCTGCCGGAGCGCCATCCCTACCCGGCGCTCCACGATGGATTCCTTGCGCTGCTGGACAGCCTGGCCGGCGACGATGCACACTGGGATGCGGTCTACGTCAGATGGGAACTGGGCCTGCTCGACGTCCTGGGCTTCGGCCTCGATCTCGGTGCCTGCGCGGTGACCGGGCGGAACGACGACCTCATCCATGTCTCGCC belongs to Rhodospirillales bacterium and includes:
- a CDS encoding holo-ACP synthase, which gives rise to MILGLGLDTLDIRRIEQTLERFGDRFTHRIFTETERRKADRRAQRAATYAKRFAAKEACSKALGTGFRRGVYWRDLQVVNLPSGKPTMHLTGGAAERLGEMVPEDMIAQVDLTMTDDPPLAQAIVIISAVPSGASDTGRPE
- the folK gene encoding 2-amino-4-hydroxy-6-hydroxymethyldihydropteridine diphosphokinase, producing MTASKSTTDGVFIALGANLPSATGSPRQTLEAVLHRLDGDDITVVGMSRWYETEPVPPSDQPWFVNGVAELRTTLGPDALLAHLHDLEHAFGRVRRERWEARAVDLDLLDHAGEMRAEGPVLLPHPRMTRRAFVLLPLRDIAPDWRDPGSGRLIDDLIAALPDDGGIVRPMDDSSEQH
- a CDS encoding pyridoxine 5'-phosphate synthase produces the protein MTSRKLRLGVNIDHVATIRNARGGPHPDPVRAARLAAAAGADGITAHLREDRRHISDSDIQRLMGEIDLPLNLEMAATGEMLEIALRHCPHAACIVPERREERTTENGLDVAGANDDLKGHISRLADAGIRLSLFIDPDERQVEASAAAGAPVVELHTGTYCEAAAGTARDAELARIERAATLADSLGVECHAGHGLSFGTVGPVAAIPEIVELNIGHFLIGEAIFGGLDSAITRMRALMDNARAAATGARSA
- the era gene encoding GTPase Era; the encoded protein is MSGGNAMRCGFVAVLGPPNAGKSTLVNRIVGAKVSIVTHKVQTTRGRVTGIRNVDGDQIIFVDTPGIFKPKKRLERALVEAAWSGANDADMALLLVDGARGLNADTRAIIERLKGKGRPAIVAINKVDAVRKGQLLPIGAELGETDVAEDIFYVSALTGEGIDDLIAGLQQRLPDGPWMFPDDQVSDLPMRMLAAEITREKLFLRVHQELPYELSVETELWTEMPEDNEVRIDQVIHVARAAHKPILLGKGGRTIKAIGIAARKELESILEQRVHLFLHVKVRSNWLDDPARYREMGLEFPD
- a CDS encoding DNA-directed RNA polymerase subunit omega, with protein sequence MARLTVEDCVERVPNRFELVLLAAQRARELGNGATMTVEKDNDKNPVVALREISDDRIELDGIRRKLVYGGEPQEDDAVDDGESGYADEVGLSGDAIAAAAAALASTDDEHNEAAFSDGADSNYAP
- a CDS encoding uracil-DNA glycosylase; protein product: MTTAIPQRDCPHCPRLAAFRNDWRSRKPGWCNAPVPGFGPADARLLVVGLAPGLRGANRTGRPFTGDGAGDLLYPTLIAAGFAEGVFEARPDDSLKLVDCRITNAVRCVPPENKPTGAEIRACNPFLSAEIQGLAKLEVVVALGGIAHNAVLDALGIRRKAARFGHAANHALENGIRLVDSYHCSRLNTNTGRLTPAMFEDVFRMVRAGFRSSRPVVHAAG
- a CDS encoding DMT family transporter, whose product is MSEGERSDGQKARLGMAMVALGAFGFGLLPIFLFEGYAMLPASITVLVFYTYPAFTLVIARVLFGVRIEPRMLGTIVLVVFAATLILAPDAIEFGLMPAVFVTFGAPLGYSLYLVCLSRIPSDVDPALRTLLLTTAAGLVAGAYTLLVEGGLTLPVSTAGWVSLAGMTLVTGIVGIMLVVVGASLAGSARAAVAGSGELVTVLAVGWLLFGEVVTVEAVLGAGLIFGAIVISLPRERPVGKT
- a CDS encoding RidA family protein, which codes for MAGEIDARLAELGIELPEAAAPAANYVPYVLSGNHVFVAGQITLHNGELKYRGKLGRDVSVDEGYQAARLCALNIIAQVKAACGGDLDRVRRIVRLGGFVNADGDFHDHPKVINGASDLMVEVFGDKGKHARAAVGCPALPLNVATEVDAIVEIA
- the lepB gene encoding signal peptidase I produces the protein MLLPKSWRGDDGLLGTIKTIVYAVMIALVIRTVAYEPFNIPSGSMKPTLLVGDYLFVSKFSYGYSNYAPGFGIDLDLFEGRLFGREPERGDVAVFRRPTDTSVDFIKRIVGLPGDTVQVIDGVLHINGEPVELEPTLPFVELGCERAQPIPQEMETLPNGVDHAVLNATDRHRYDNTRPVEVPPGQYFMMGDNRDRSNDSRSPSVGMVPYENLIGRAEFLFFSTNGCGSLHAPWTWPSSIRWDRLFMAVK
- a CDS encoding NYN domain-containing protein, which encodes MQGFYKEERIALFIDGPNLYQSAKSLGFDIDYKRLKTIFSERGRLLRALYYTALFDEQEYSPLRPLVDWLDYNGFTMVTKTAKEFTDSMGRRKVKANMDIELAVDILEMCEFLDHVVLFSGDGDFRPLVEAVQRKGVRVTVVSTMCSQPPMIADELRRQADNFIDLNGLADEIARHYEDRSHPPRNDDFEDEFEDNDV
- the rnc gene encoding ribonuclease III; translation: MSATLSTGARDALERVLDHVFDDPNLLRQAVTHRGAASAGDRHGYERLEFLGDRVLGLVMAETLYRDFPDEAEGKLAMRHAQLVRRETLAEVAVALGIDRLIVVAPGEEQSGTRESVSVLADVTEALIAALYLDGGGDVARAFVRRHWVPRMLAHRKPPRDAKSRLQEWAQGRGLPLPDYAMIGRTGPSHAPTITVRASVEGLGDVTVEGRSRQSAEQEAARYLLERAGVQAPAA
- the recO gene encoding DNA repair protein RecO, yielding MDWQDSGIVLSARRHGESAAILNLLTHDHGRHAGLVRGGAGRRLKGVLQAGNLLSAQWRGRLSEHLGSYTVELERSAPASFLDDADRLACLASACAVAEQGLPERHPYPALHDGFLALLDSLAGDDAHWDAVYVRWELGLLDVLGFGLDLGACAVTGRNDDLIHVSPRTGRAVSVSAGEPYRARLLPLPGFLAGRDLGGPDDILDGLRLTGHFLERHLFAGDRVTIPPARERFVARLARLSTRCGDTSAS
- a CDS encoding bifunctional (p)ppGpp synthetase/guanosine-3',5'-bis(diphosphate) 3'-pyrophosphohydrolase; this translates as MLRQFELVERVKHYDTTADEDALNRAYVFAMMAHGTQTRASGDPYYSHPVEVAGILADMKLDGSSIITGLLHDTVEDTDTTLDDISGQFGDQVAQLVDGVTKLSRIELQSEDSRQAENFRKLFLAMSEDIRVLLVKLADRLHNMRTLHHIKKDEKRLRVARETMEIYAPLAERIGMQALKDELEDLAFREINPSARASIVERLRYLREGGGDLIPRIVDRLKKTLKQEGSKAEVCGREKRPYSIWRKMQRKNITFEQLSDIVAFRVLLDDPRACYAALGVIHSAWPMVPGRFKDYISTPKPNGYRSLHTTVYGPEHHRLEIQIRTREMDDIAQFGVAAHWSYQAGEARASLSDGRQYRWVRELLEILDHASDPEEFLEHTKLEMFQDQVFCFTPKGDLIALPRGATPVDFAYAVHTDIGDTCVGAKINGKINQLRMVLHNGDQVEIVRSSVASPSPTWERFVVTGRARSHIRRFVRLKERDEYIRLGEAILERAFAQARCDMTKKALKHVCGALGQKTARELFDAVGRGEITSHQVVGAAYPEAVGGAAATPRARPRDDSAGDHAIPIRGLIPGMAVHFSNCCHPLPGDRIVGIVTSGKGVAIHTIDCDMLQQFEATPERWLDVSWTLGEDVPEVHVGRIDVIVVNEPGALGTITTLIGRNNGNISNLKFTNRAADFFEMRIDVEVRDVRHLTNIIAALRANPVVTAVERAKT